The following DNA comes from Anopheles coustani chromosome 2, idAnoCousDA_361_x.2, whole genome shotgun sequence.
tgtttcagtgcCCAAGAAtaccttttgttttgcttttccaccGTTCTCATACAAATATCCTTTAGCTCTGTAGCTAAAAGGTTGCGCCGGCGTAGTTGCAGATGCTGCAGCGCATTGCTCTTGTCATACCTATCTTGCTCAAAGACCAAACAATAgtacaataacaacaacaattacCGGTGGACGCCAtgagccaccaccaccggggtCGGTCAAGGTACAAGATTCAGACTTTCAGTACCGAGAGTACACTTCTTCGAAAACAGCGATTAGTTTTATCAGTGCCAGCTACGAGTGCAGTGCGGTCCATTAGTAATGATGGCTTGCTTGTTATCATACTGCCATCGACACTACCAACAATTACGGGCTTCAGTTACAAGTGCAGTGTTTAGCTAGCAGAGCCCTCCGGGTTCGAGagcaaacacacagacacacagttTCATCGTTAGTATATTTTCGGTGCGATTAGTTCATTCAAACTATCAGTTGTTTTATAATCCTGCATACTTCACGaaataacataaattaaaatatgagGAAGTGTGTACTAATATCAAAACTCGCAAACAGTACAACGGAAGACAACAAAAATCACACGATATGAAGGATGcataatggaaaaataataaaacaccaTAGTCATACTTTCGCTCTACAAATGCTGTATCTCTCCTTTCCATTCAAGTAACATAGAAGAAACATATCCACATAAACTTATAGTTATAGCAACAAAAACCGCAATGAaactttgaataaaaaaggaatttcaaattaaaataaactgaaTCAGAAATGATAAGGTGCACACCGTCCTTCAATTTTTGCCTACACATAGGTACGTATAATGCTCCGCGTTTGATCAAGTGAAACCGCCCTTGAAGCGATATTTTCTGATATTCATGGAATATAGCGTCACCGTTTTCCTCGTCGTCTCGCACGCTTTCAGATGTTTCGTTCGTATAAGTCATAATGCTAATATGCTCCCGGTAAACATGATCCATCCCATGCTGCTCGTTCGCTCGCCACAAAACGCGGTCTCGTTCGATTGAAAATAGAAGTCGAAACGTGTATAGAAGAGggtattaaataaattaaatgtctGATGAATTTTTCCCACTCCACACTGTCACctagggttttgtttttctctcttatcGTAACGCTACACAAAGTTTTGTATGATCTAAATGTGATCGCAATGTATATCGACGCTGCGTCGAGTGTTTGCGtatgtatgtttgtgtttttttgttttcattccaaactctttccttttcttttctataaTTTACTGTTCTCTTGCTCGTTGCCGGAAGGAATTTAGGTTTCCTTATTGTTCATTTTCATCACAAAGCGAAAGATAGAGGAAAAATTGAATCGCGATCATTGATCAGCAGCATTCTGCACACAATAACATTGAGCCATTGAGCTACACAGAACCTTCTTTAAATGCATTGTTGTTGAATTGTTAAAATTTATACATCAACAAGTGTACATACATCGGAAACCAACGACACATTGGATCTGCGAGAATGAAAgctcttctttttttcgccGATGGTAGAGAAGGAGATTCATGTATGATTAGTTACCAATATAATAGGGGAAAGGGAAATATGGAAAGAAAATAGTAGTCGTCCCAAACGTGTGCCTTCTCACGTTACGTTAGTGTTTTGCTATCCCCTTCGCGCAATCACTACGGCGTTGTTCGTCGCTTTGCTGACGGACCGTCCTTTGAATCAGCAGAATCCGGGGGCACCGGTTCCTTACGGCCAaatattcttcttttttgccGTCACAATTTCTCCTAATTCTACTCTCACCCTAACGCTCATCAAACGATTGCTTTGCTGGGTCGCGCGGTTGTGCATATACGTGTTGTCGTCCACTCCGCCCGGTTCGCCCCTCCGTTGCAGAGTGGCGGTGAGTGGCAGGACTGTTTAGTTGTACTGCTCAGGTAGTACGTACGAGATGTCATCCCACGGGTGACGGTAGAGACCCTGCTTGAGCCGCTTCTGGTCCATGTAGTGGCCGATGAAGCCAATGCTGCGACCAAGCACAAACAGTGAGTTGATTGCACCGATGTTGATGTATTCCTGGGCTTCATCActgtaaaacattcaaaccaaCACAATTCAGGTTTATTCGGGGATTATTACTATTCTTAAACTCCATTTGTAGCGAAATGGATCTGGTACGTACCTCGTGAATGAGCCACAGTTCCGTAGCATATCTACGAAGCAGGTCGCAATGACACCATCGACGTTCAGGATGAGGTTCGGTTTCTTGCTGGTGGTGATCTTCTCAACCTCCAGCGCGTACTCCAGCAGCGGATAGGCCGGGAAGTTTTGCATAACAAACTCCTTGATTATTTTCACCCGCACATCCGGATTGTTGATGGATTTCACTCGATGACCGATGCCCATGATCAGTTGTCCCTGGAGTAGCAATGGAGCAAtagaaaaaattggaaaacggaaacaatATGTTAACATCTCTTTCCAAAgatcaaaataattttgattaaggaattattatttttgtacatcacgttcattaaaaatatgaagTTTTACGGTATGACAGAAGGCGAGCATTTAGGGAAAAATTGAAGTGTGGGTATGTTAATGATAACAAAGTTAAATGATACTCAGATAGTCAGATTGATAATGCATTGAAAAGCCTAAAAATGTATCTGGGAACTACATAACAATCAATTTGTAAACAATAAGTCCTGAAAACTTCAGCTCTCCACTTTGCTCGTTTTTGAGTAAGTAGTTTCGGTCGTTTAAAAGTAAATTGCAAGGCTCAAAAAGCTATGATACATATCAATCGGATGAAAAGAAAGCGCTAAAATCAATACTCACGAGCAATAATATGCTGTATAGGACATAGTTTTTTCAAATATCGCGTTAAGTCACTTGACTGCCTACATTGCATTTTTACACTACACTGAGAAGATGTCCAATGGAAAAATcgactttttttatgttctaaAATTAGTTTTGGttaaaaacaatcacaatCGTcgataaattcaacaaaactaTGAAATGCCCACTTGATTGTTCTACCTTAtcccaaaacatattttttgcaaCCTTGTTATACATTTTTCATAATAGATTTGTAATTTTTCTATAGGAGAAGTTGTATATCTAAATCAACTATAAAGCAGAAAAAGAATCCATTGAAAATACAACCCGTAGACTGACCTTCTTGCGCATGGAGTTGACGAACTCCATCGGGTGAAGATTGGAGTCGTACGCTTCGGAAAACTGCTTCGCCGCACCGTCGAGTGCACCGCCGAACCGGTCACCAATCGTGAGCAGACCGCTCACCACCGACGACACCAGATCCTTTCCGGCACGGGCGCACACGATGGTATTGTGCGCGCCGGATACGGCCGGTCCGTGGTCGGCCGTGACCATCAGACACATCTCGAAGAACTTGCAAACGTACGGTGGCAGGCAGCGCTGGAACCAGAGCAGCGACACGACACCCCCGATGCCGACGTTCTTCTGCAGCACGTCGCTGATCGGCATGCCAGCGTACAGCAGCTCCTGGCCTCGCTCGTCGCAGATCGACGTCATGAAGGAGGCCGGCTTGCGAATCAGGCCCAGCTCGCGAGCCCACGAGTAGTCCATCGGTACGGTCGGTGCCGGAACCTCTTCCGCCGGCACAATGTGGCCCTCCTTGACCATGTTCTCGTACACGGAGCCAATCAGATCGCCGAGCGTATCGAACGAGTCCGGCACGTGTGCGCCCGCCTCGGCCAGGCTCGCGTTCTTGGCGGATGCCGTCTCGCGGTCCGAGTTGGCGCAAGAACCGGCGTGGCCGAACTGCACCTCGGACGTGAACATGCCGGCGCAAGTGCCGATGCACCAGGCAATCAGTGGCTTCGTGATACGGCCATCCTTCAATGCTTCGCACACTTCGTACTCCTCGACACCACCGACCTCACCCAGCAGCACAATCATCTTGGCGGCCGGATCGGCCTGATAGCGCAGAATGTGATCCATGAACGTGGTGCCCGGGTAGCGGTCACCACCGATAGCCACGCCCTCGTACACGCCGTCCGTCGTCAGCGAGACGATGTTGTTCAACTCGTTCGACATGCCACCCGAGCGCGACACGTACGCCACGCTGCCCGCCCGGTACAGCTTGGAATGTATGATGTTGTCGAGCATGCCGCCCGTGTTTCCGATCTTGAAGCAGCCCGGCTTCACCCCACCGACCGTCGCCGGTCCGATGATCGACACCTTGCGCTCCTTGGCGGCCATGTTCAGTTTGCGCGTCAGATTCTCCGGGATTCCCTCGGCGATGATCGCAATCGTGCGGATCTGCGGGTAGTCCAGCACCTCCATCGAGCTATCGTAGGCCGATCGCAGCGAGGCAAAGTTCACCAGCACGTCCGCCTCCTTGTGCTTGTTGATGGCTTCCGACATCTTCGAGTACACCGGGATCAGCACTTCCTTGTGGCCCCAGTAGAACTTCTGCTTATGGTAGCCGGTGAACGGGTACACCATGGCCACCACCGACGGCTCGTCTCGGCTGtgtaagcaaacaaaaaaacacaacaacacggTTACTACCACACACATACCCTGGCGCAACACGACGCTCTTCACTTACCGACAGATAAAGTCGAAATCCAGCATCGATTGCACGGCACGGGTCTGCATGCCCCAAACGAGTGCCTTCGTCCGGTTGGTAAACATCTGACGATACTCTTCCGATCCCATGCCGGTCTGCGAGAAGCGCACCGCTCCACCAGCTCCGCCTACCGGGGAAGTAGCGACGGGTGAGGTAAGTTTCTTACTAACGCCACCACTACCACTAGCTGCTACATGATGAAGGATGCGCAGTAAGAAAGGGGCGCGCACGTAGTGTGTGGCACGGATGTCCCGGAACCGTGGACCCCATGGGATGGACATGAAACAGTGAGCGGAAACGggcatggtggtggtggtggtggttgtgtggtgtttgtggtgtgttgttgttgggaTGGCGATCAAATGCAAGCAAGGAGAATGCAAATCATTTaacagatacacacacacacgcacacacgaaaCACATGAAGGCGtgcaggaagaaaatgaaaagaaaaaaacaaggaataaAGTATGGCAGAATGTAATGTGTCGTTGTTTCAGTAAATCGATAGTAGGTTTATGAAATGCAATAGAATTGTGAAAAAATAGCATGGGTTTTCTAGTCAAATGCTGAACGTATTTGGAAAAGATGTCCAATCATTATGAAACATATTTGGAGCATGGTTgataaaacatcgttcaatgaaaagaaattatgaaaaaatctatctaaaaatgttttttcagaAGATGCTAGACTCGGCGGTAGAGATTTGAGTTGGTTTTACCTTACAGTATTCttatataaaacaaatttaaatatgaCTAAACTTGTAGACGGTGCGTACCAAAATTTTGtgttaaatttaaacgaattATTTGTCATATAAGCAATTACCGATATTCAGATAAATTTAACAGCACTGAAAAGGTTTATTGTGTAACGTAAAGTTACACTCAACATGAATAAGCTTGCTCTATCCATTGAAAACCCCTTTTAGCGACTCAATAAAATACTTGCTCCGGAGCACAATAAAATGACAGTGGCTATTTTAGTACGCTATCGCTACGTTTAGTAATTccggtgtatttttttctgataaCTAACACAATAACCTTTCCAGTGCAGACACATTTTTCTGTATATTGTCACGCAAAAATGAGCAAgcaatttgttcaaatttattgcaaaaatTCGTCAAGCACCCTGTAGAACATAATActaaatttttattacattgtaACGAACAATAACAGAACAGGAAACAAGCTAAGCTAGCAATGTAAACAATCTAAATGCCTAAGAAATAATGCATTTCTTTGTTTAACATTATTATACATCCCTATACTCGCTGCAGAGGTCCCTAGTAACAGGCTCGGAACACAGCTTTTCGCAACAATCTGACAATGTCCACGAAAAGTTTAGTATAGTTCTTTTCTATTATCTAtcgatgaatgaaaatgtcatTGTACCGACTGTAGGACTAAGAGCACGGCGCACTCGTTCTTTACAAAGCAAGAACAAATACCAACAACTCAAATCGTCCCAAGCTGTGAATAAGCCTACCCATAATGCTACAAAATACTACGTTATGGGTTAAAAATGCACATATCAAACACCGATGCTGGTAATTAGTTTGGCCAGCATGTAAAGAGTATAAATTCAAAAGCTGTATAATAATCTCCGGCAAAAGCGagtcaccatcaccatcgagTGCATTTGCTTCAATCACGAGTAAAACGGGTGCACCTTAGACATTTTAATGGTGCTCACCTATGTCATTTTCATCATTGTTTGTTTCGTCTGCCCCATAGGCTGTGGGTTCATACGCTGAGCGGAGCAATATTTTGAACAATAATTTCGAAAATCCCAACATCCGACTACGTGTGGTAGCGTGGGGAGCATCCGGGGTGCTCTGTACCATCGTAACTGATGCATGACCGCCGGTCGAAGAACTGTCAATTTGTGTGTGGATCTCACAAACGGATCGTTCATCAGGAGGATATTGGGCATGAGATGGAGCAACAACAGCTAACAGAAATGATGCACGCCAAAATTAACCAAACCATTACAAaccggaaaggaaatgaaagtGTAAGAGGATTCTCCGATGAAAAGCGAGGGAGCAAAAAGTTAACTAACGAGAAAATCACGAGATGGCAATTGGGGGAAGGGTGGTGTCTGAAACACTTTTGAGTCCAAGCCAAGGCAGTATTTTGCTTACCGTTGACGGCATCCTGGCTGCCAGTGGATGACTTCTTGGACGATTCGGCCGCCTGCTGGCCACCAGGCAGCAGGAAGTTTGCCGTGGCAAAGTGTACGTTGCAGCTCTTCGGGATCGGTTTCTTGCCCAAAGCCATGCCGCAGATGGCCGTCATGTGGGTTTCCGGACCAAACACGTATAGTGGAATGCCTGCAAAAGGACGAAAAGTCGGTTAGAGAAGCAGTTTGGTCCACTTATTCCGGCTACTTACCTAGACTGCTACCAATCTCACGCATCTTGCGCAAACCCTCCTGATAGTTCGGGCCAGCGCGGCGTACAAAGATAGACACACTGTGGTCGATCAGCTTCTGCTGGTACTCGCGTAGCGCCGTAATGATGCCGCTGAACGTGGCGGCCACATTGGTGAAGTTAGCGATACCACCTCCGGTGATAAGCACCTTCCCATCCGGATGCTTCGGGCTGCTGGTCATCAAACCTAGGATCGTTTTCGCATACTCGTACGTCTGCTGTTCGGACGGTGCGCCACTGTACTCGCCATAGTTGGCCAGCTCGTTCGCTCCGTCCAGATCGCAGATCGTATCGGAGTAGATCACACTAGCTCCACCACCCGCCACCATCGTCCAAATGCGTCCATTACGGTTCAGGATGGTCAACTTCAGTGAGGCACCACTCTTGGCGTCCAGATCAGCAATGTACGCCTCCTCCGGGAATGCATCACGCCCGAACGGTGGTGGATAATCGATTTCACCCCACTTTGGGCGGCAAATGAAGTCGGCCGTCGCGTCCAGCTTGGCGGCCAGATCGAGAATGTAGATGGAATCGCTCGTGACGACCAGCGGGTTGATCTCCAGGTAGGTGAAGTGTAAATCCACATACAATCGATACAGATTAAACACAAAGTTGGCCACCctcctaaaaaaaaacaaaagaatttagtaaaccaaaccaaatgcaAACCATTAAACCACCAAGCTACGATCTATGCTACGATATCAACAGTAAATCTTTTCAGAGAGATTCTATAACAGGAATTCGATTCTAAAAAGCGTAAATGAAAGAGCAAAAGAGTTTCGGTTCGTGTTtcaagagtgagtaaaagagttattAGTCGTCACAGAGATTTCCGAAATCTGAAATACGGAATCGAACCGTTAATAGGGATTGGAAATCGTAtgtaaaaaaatcatgaacaCACTTTCCCTCTAGTTTATTTACTCTTAAGGGATTCGAGACCCTGTTCGAGATTCGAATCCTTggttgaaattcgattccctGATTAGGATTCGATTGCTTGTTATGGATTGAAATTTGGATTTCTGTGGCGGCTAGTAACTATttcactcactcattcactcttttgaGATTTTAATCGCTGTTCCGGATTCAAATCAATCCATCCGCGAGGATTTTAATCAATCAATCCAATAGTAAGATTCTTACTCACTCTCACATTCTTACTCAGTGCGCACATCACTACCACTTTGTTGTAAATGTACTTACTGCTTTTTAGCGGAGGAGATTTCGGTTAGCAAAACATTTTGTATGTCTTCCAGACTGACATCTTTTCCAACAGGTACGTCCAACTTGAGCGCCTTCGAATCGACATCGCCAATATCGACACCACCCTGGTGGTAAAACAGTATAGTGTCTGCCGTCCGGTGTGAGTAGATGCACACGTACGCTTCCTCGTTCTGCAATGcagataatgatgatgatgatgaatgcATAATATGTAAATTAAAGTGTTCCGTTGGCGTCGTAATCAATGGGCGGCGTGTTGTTTCTGAGCAAATTGATAAACATTACTTACATCTTTGTGTGGCACGAACGGTTCGATGATAAAGTTTCGTAGCTTTCCGTTGGCATTGCCAATCTTCTGATCCTTGCCCATGCGCTCGGCGATCCATGCTTTCACCTGGGTCAGGTTTTTGTTCACTGCGATCAGTCCGAGTTTTCCACGGCGCTTGATCAGCTGGTCCGGCTTAACAACGAGAGGCTGCGAGTGAGAAAGAAAGATGCAAAATAAATGTCTACAATAGGATTGCTTACATCAACGAGACtaagaatttaaatttgattttgatttgaatattATTCCTCTAATAAGCTTGGGGTAATAATGGCTTTCCGTGTTCCAAAGAGGCTGGAATAGACATATTTTGAAGGAGATTTGCACTTTGTCATATCATATAAAATCATACACGATCAACAATCAACGATCGATCGTATGATCATACGGCCGCTCCCTGGCTTCCACCATCTTTAAGACACACGTTTACGTGGTTTCTCGCACGGCAGGCAAACGCAAACACTTCGACGCGATCGGTCAATCCATTCGGTGCTTTTTTACGTCACCACGCGCAGTTTTGTACGTCTGTGACGGATGAGCGTTTTACGTAAAACGATGATGAACCAGACGAAATAGTGGAGAAAAAAgctaccgttttttttttgcactcctCGTGGCGGTAGAACGCGCTTCACAGGGTCAATAATTGACACACGGAaaggacaacaacaaaaaatggcaatgatgatgatatttATTATCACAAAAAGCTCTAGCAAAAGATCATTCTCGATCGTTTCCGTGCATATTCCCGTTGCTGCTCACTGGGAATAATCATCTGCATAAGCAGACAAGTTCTAATGTATCCGGACAAACAAGATTAGATGATCGGTCCACGGCCCAGGCACCTAATGCGAGGTCTTgggaagctttttttttttttaaagttatacCAACCCAATCAAATTGCGCAAAAACTGAACACTTACCGAGGTCTCCAGCCAAGGATTGTCCTGCACCAACTGCTGCCACTGTGTCGTTTCGGTAACGGTCGCGAACCGGCACTTGGCCGTTCCATGGTCGCCCTCGAGCAGGCGGTTGATGATATCTTTACCGGTGGCTTCGCGTATCGCTTTGGCGGACATCTTGTTGCCGGTTGTGGTGTTTTGGGGATGGCCCTTTTATTATTAGGTTGTCAGGAACACTGttaaaatggagaaaaagagGATTGTTGCAAAATTGACATTTGTTAGGaattattgaaacaaatcaaatttatataTTTCAACGAGTATCATCGACGACGCATATCGAGCTCGacataaagaaaattaaattttagacgtTAAAACTACAATTGTACAATTTATTGAGCAACTGCAAATTATGTTTAATAGATGTGACTTAATTGGTTTCACTCATCACAAACCACGTTTTCCTCATAAAATTCTTTGAACTTGCAATTCAAAATTCACCAAAGAATGGTCTATAATAATTATACAGATTGAAAGCTAAACTGTTCAATCATAATGCAGTAACTGAATATGTATATTTCCAAATAGTTTCCAGATCTGGTTTCATCAAATATAAGTAGCATACGTCCagatttaaaaacacatgTGGTACTCATTTTGGTACTCTGATATGGTACAagtatttttgcttttttcttatcaGATGCTCGCTTAGTACCTCGAGTATGAAAAATATGTGTTGATTTGTACAGTTTTGTTGATCTTTTAAACACTTCTCCTTGTTTTCTCCTACTGGGTCTTCTGCATTTCTtattggcgtaacgaccttgttggtcatgtctGCCCGTTaaaggcttacgagacttttttacCCAAaggtgtacgtggatagtcagtcctctcgtacagagaagggtccggtctcgatagggattcgaacccacgccttTTGTATTTACAGACAGTGAGTTGATTTCATTTGCTACGATAAATAGTCTtaaaaaatacaaccatgGACCAAACTTCTTCCCATCTCTTACGGCGATACACATGCAACTCCACCGTAAGACGGCCACCACTTTCAAACGCATATTGcattttcaaatgtatttaGGCGAACGAAATGTAACCGAAACCACACCGTTGCCTAACCGCATCGGAATCCATTACAAAACCCGTCCCCGTGCCAGACAGCCTTCATCGGGCGGGCGAGTTTCGAGCGCcttcggaaaacggaaaagcttTTGGGATGATAAAAATGACTAAATCGGAATCGGGCTGAGTGGCGCGTAGCGACCTAGGGCTAGTCCACATGCCAGTTTACGTGTGCCGCACATCGGTTACGTCATCGGTGAGGAAGACGCTCGGAACCCTCATTACCCCGCTTTCGTCTAGGAATCCAATATTCCTCGTGgcggaaacaaacaacaacaacagtagtGCCCCGCGTCACGGATCGCAACCACACTGTCGCTTCTTTGAGGCGGAATGGCGCGTCGCAGCACGCGAGGCTTCAATGTGCCGAGACGTCGCCGGGGAGCGCCGCGTCACTTTCACCTTAATGACACAACAATGGGAAACTCTTCCAAAAGTGTCCATCGTCCGGTCCCGAagagttgtgtgtgtgtgttgttgcctGACCGATCGGGCGGCGTAACGAGCTGCTCGGTTGGTGTCTGGCGACTTGTGCCAGCCGCCTATgcaagttgtttgaatgacCGACCGACGTTTTTGGGCGATACGCGCCTAGCAACGACAACCACACGCCAATTCTACGGAACGCGAAATCACGAGGCGTGCGTGGAAGATAAAGATTACAACATTTGAATCATCGACGAACGGAACTCCGGTGATGGGCGGCGTGAGTTTGTTGGAAAAGGAAGGTTTTGCGTCGCTCAGAACGAGGATCATACGACGATTATTTTGgtcaatttaattcaattgggTCTTGAGAATAGACAGTTTGCTCCACCAAAAGTTTGTTAAAGTGGTAGattcttgttcttttttctaatATTTGTGTGTGACGGTTggcaaaaaacaagaaacggtCCGCAGCTCATTgatacacgcacacatacaagTGTGTTGCCTTCCGGCACACCTTAACCTGTTATCGCTCTACGCTTCCCGTTTGCGCCTTCCGATGCCATGCCAACAACGGATCGCGGACGGCACCGTAATTAATATACATTCTCTACCGTATCTGCCCCCGTCCGGGTTGTGGTGCAACGTGTCGGGTTCGATCGTCCGCTGGCTGCATTGTGGCAGCACCTCTGAAGAGGAGGCACTCAGAACACTCGAGTGTCATAAACATTTGTCCAGCGAACGCGTGTCACCGCGGGACGGGGGGGGCGGCAAAGATAATCGAACACGTCCAACGGCGGCCCCGGAAGAGACTGGAGCTGAAATTAGTTCGCGATAGGCGCAGGCGTTTATTGCAATATAAGCCTGCATCGAATGAATGATCGCCATTCGGATAAACACAATTGGCACGGTAATGTGTGATAAGGCCGTAGGGTGGCCAATCGAATAAGCTCAAGGTGTCGTGCGAGAAATTTGGACGCTTGCCCGGATTGGTATCGATCCGATCCGGTTTCAGTTTTCGGGTATCCCGTTCGGTTACATAAAATACCCACTCCACTCGCCCCACAACTGCGAGAGTGGAGCCCACAGCGGTCCGTAACACACGGACGAACAGAATGACAAATGGTCGATGGGCCCTTCCGCCTCGCACGGGGTACGCTTTTCGGGGTTCGCAGCAACTTTCTCCTCCCGAAAGCATAAAAAACTACCATTCGATTGAGTTTCGAACGAATACATCAACAAAACAGCGCACAGCAACTTTGGATAGGCGCGGGCAAGCGGGCTCACCTTACGTATGCACGGACGTATGAGGAGAGACGGTAACCGATTCAACAGCACACGCGGCTTGCCCTGCCAAACTACTGGTACACGTAACCGGAAAGCACAACGGACCGCGAGAAGGGAACCGACAGCAATATGAAACCTTCGCGAAACGAGAGGGCGGTAAAACGATCCGATCGGATCGACGGCACAACAGCGACTGAAGCAGACGTCCA
Coding sequences within:
- the LOC131267224 gene encoding ATP-citrate synthase isoform X3, with protein sequence MSAKAIREATGKDIINRLLEGDHGTAKCRFATVTETTQWQQLVQDNPWLETSPLVVKPDQLIKRRGKLGLIAVNKNLTQVKAWIAERMGKDQKIGNANGKLRNFIIEPFVPHKDNEEAYVCIYSHRTADTILFYHQGGVDIGDVDSKALKLDVPVGKDVSLEDIQNVLLTEISSAKKQRVANFVFNLYRLYVDLHFTYLEINPLVVTSDSIYILDLAAKLDATADFICRPKWGEIDYPPPFGRDAFPEEAYIADLDAKSGASLKLTILNRNGRIWTMVAGGGASVIYSDTICDLDGANELANYGEYSGAPSEQQTYEYAKTILGLMTSSPKHPDGKVLITGGGIANFTNVAATFSGIITALREYQQKLIDHSVSIFVRRAGPNYQEGLRKMREIGSSLGIPLYVFGPETHMTAICGMALGKKPIPKSCNVHFATANFLLPGGQQAAESSKKSSTGSQDAVNGGAGGAVRFSQTGMGSEEYRQMFTNRTKALVWGMQTRAVQSMLDFDFICRRDEPSVVAMVYPFTGYHKQKFYWGHKEVLIPVYSKMSEAINKHKEADVLVNFASLRSAYDSSMEVLDYPQIRTIAIIAEGIPENLTRKLNMAAKERKVSIIGPATVGGVKPGCFKIGNTGGMLDNIIHSKLYRAGSVAYVSRSGGMSNELNNIVSLTTDGVYEGVAIGGDRYPGTTFMDHILRYQADPAAKMIVLLGEVGGVEEYEVCEALKDGRITKPLIAWCIGTCAGMFTSEVQFGHAGSCANSDRETASAKNASLAEAGAHVPDSFDTLGDLIGSVYENMVKEGHIVPAEEVPAPTVPMDYSWARELGLIRKPASFMTSICDERGQELLYAGMPISDVLQKNVGIGGVVSLLWFQRCLPPYVCKFFEMCLMVTADHGPAVSGAHNTIVCARAGKDLVSSVVSGLLTIGDRFGGALDGAAKQFSEAYDSNLHPMEFVNSMRKKGQLIMGIGHRVKSINNPDVRVKIIKEFVMQNFPAYPLLEYALEVEKITTSKKPNLILNVDGVIATCFVDMLRNCGSFTSDEAQEYINIGAINSLFVLGRSIGFIGHYMDQKRLKQGLYRHPWDDISYVLPEQYN
- the LOC131267224 gene encoding ATP-citrate synthase isoform X2 — encoded protein: MSAKAIREATGKDIINRLLEGDHGTAKCRFATVTETTQWQQLVQDNPWLETSPLVVKPDQLIKRRGKLGLIAVNKNLTQVKAWIAERMGKDQKIGNANGKLRNFIIEPFVPHKDNEEAYVCIYSHRTADTILFYHQGGVDIGDVDSKALKLDVPVGKDVSLEDIQNVLLTEISSAKKQRVANFVFNLYRLYVDLHFTYLEINPLVVTSDSIYILDLAAKLDATADFICRPKWGEIDYPPPFGRDAFPEEAYIADLDAKSGASLKLTILNRNGRIWTMVAGGGASVIYSDTICDLDGANELANYGEYSGAPSEQQTYEYAKTILGLMTSSPKHPDGKVLITGGGIANFTNVAATFSGIITALREYQQKLIDHSVSIFVRRAGPNYQEGLRKMREIGSSLGIPLYVFGPETHMTAICGMALGKKPIPKSCNVHFATANFLLPGGQQAAESSKKSSTGSQDAVNASGSGGVSKKLTSPVATSPVGGAGGAVRFSQTGMGSEEYRQMFTNRTKALVWGMQTRAVQSMLDFDFICRRDEPSVVAMVYPFTGYHKQKFYWGHKEVLIPVYSKMSEAINKHKEADVLVNFASLRSAYDSSMEVLDYPQIRTIAIIAEGIPENLTRKLNMAAKERKVSIIGPATVGGVKPGCFKIGNTGGMLDNIIHSKLYRAGSVAYVSRSGGMSNELNNIVSLTTDGVYEGVAIGGDRYPGTTFMDHILRYQADPAAKMIVLLGEVGGVEEYEVCEALKDGRITKPLIAWCIGTCAGMFTSEVQFGHAGSCANSDRETASAKNASLAEAGAHVPDSFDTLGDLIGSVYENMVKEGHIVPAEEVPAPTVPMDYSWARELGLIRKPASFMTSICDERGQELLYAGMPISDVLQKNVGIGGVVSLLWFQRCLPPYVCKFFEMCLMVTADHGPAVSGAHNTIVCARAGKDLVSSVVSGLLTIGDRFGGALDGAAKQFSEAYDSNLHPMEFVNSMRKKGQLIMGIGHRVKSINNPDVRVKIIKEFVMQNFPAYPLLEYALEVEKITTSKKPNLILNVDGVIATCFVDMLRNCGSFTSDEAQEYINIGAINSLFVLGRSIGFIGHYMDQKRLKQGLYRHPWDDISYVLPEQYN